In Mycolicibacterium aubagnense, the DNA window TCGCCTTATGCCCGGTGATCACTTCGACCAGGTTGTTCTCGCCAGCGAAAACTCCGTCGCGATAGTCCTGTGCGACATTGCTGATGTGCTGCACGAAGAAGTCCGTTCGGCCCTGGGCCGTCAAAGCCGCTGCGAAGCTAGGAATTTCGATCGACTCATAACGTACCGGGATACCTAACGTCTCGCCAATTTGCGATGCGATCGCGTAGTGGTCAAGTTCCACCGCGCCGACCAGCGGATAGATATGGCGGTCATGCGGCGCTGGGTTCTGCAGGATCGCCGCGATCACGTCAGCCTGGTCGCGTGCGGCGATGGGAGCGTGGCGACCGTTGCCGAACGGCAGCTGCAGCACCCCGCTGCCGCCGTCGCGTTTCCACTGCCAAGTGAACCATTCGGCGAAGAAGGTCGGGCGCAGGTGCGTGGTGATGAAGGCATACCGGTCCAGCAACCGTTCAGCCAGCCAATGCTGTTGTGCAGAATTGCTTTTCGCGTCACGGCGGGCCGAAATCTGGGACATGTTGACCACCGCCTTCACGCCGGCCTCGCTGGCGGCTTGGGCGAAGATCGCGGTGGCCGTCAGCAGGCCACCTGGCGCGATGGGGTAGCAGAAGTAGGCGGCGTCGACTCCTGCCATCGCCGAGCTGACGGCACGGAATTCCAACAGGTCGCCCACCACGACCTCGGCGCCGGCCGCGGCGAGAGCGTCGGAACGCTTGTCGGCACGGTGTACGAAGGCCCGCACTCGGTGCCCGGCGTCGAGCAGATTGTGGACGGTTGGCATGCCGGTAGTTCCGGTCGCGCCAGTGATGAGGAACGTAGACATATCAATGCCTTTCGCTACGACCGGGTGAAGGCCAGGTTCTCGACGGGTCCGGACAGGGCTGCCTTGACATGAGTCGACAGCTCGTCGACCAACACCTCAGAAGCACCGGCTTCCAGTCCGTCGATGATGCGTCGGGCGACCTCCGCCGGAGCGAGCTTGGGTGCGTTGATGCCCTCGGTCATATCGGTGTCGATGTACCCGACATGCACACCGACCACCTGGGTGTGCTGCGGCTGCAGTTCCTGGCGCAGCGAGTTGGTGATCGACCAGATCGCGGCCTTCGAGGCACCGTAGGCGCCGGCGCCGCCGAGCCAGGACAACACTGAGTGCACATTGACCAGGGCGCCTCCACCGTTGGCGGCAAGGATCGGTGCGAAGGCCCGTGTTACCCGCAGGGGCCCAAATACATTGGTGCCGAAGGTGTCCGTGATGTCATCCCAGCTGGCGGTCAGCAGATCGTCCAGGTGTGAGACTCCGGCGTTGTTGATCACGATGTCCACGTCACTGGCGATGTCCGCCAGTGCGGCAACCGAATCCGCCGAACTCACCTCAAGGCCGTACGTGACCACCTCGGGGCGGTCGTCGGTGAAGGCGGTTCGCGCGGTGGAGTACACCTTGCGCGCTCCGCGGGCCAGCACCTCGTCGACCAGGGCTGCGCCCAGGCCCCGGCGGCCACCCGTTACCAGAACCACCTTGCCTGCTACGTCGGTCATGTCGTGCTCCTTTCAATCTGGCTAACGATCTCGTTACTGAGATAGAACCACCAAAGCTGATTGATGTGACCGGCGGTCAGGTGTGGGGTTTGTGACACTCAAATGCGGAATAGTCCGGCAACGCGCGGCGTTTTGGGGCGCAGCACGTGCGTCTGGCAACGCGTCACGGTCGATGAGGCCGGTTCAGCTACTCGGTGGTGGCTGTTGGGCACGCCTTCACCGTCGTCGACGCTATGCCGATTTCCTGCTGTGTCGCTTCACTTTTCGCGGAGGAAACCCAATCGGCGCATGCTATGAGGTCCTTGTCTACGCGCGCGGCGTCGAGAATCGACCGGGGGAGCGGATCGTGACCGGCGGCCGTTGGAGTGCGGCAGACACTTGTGTGCTGACGACCCGTTGTAGCTCTGGCAGGTCTGCCGGTAGTCCGGGGGCGGTTCCTGTCTCGGCGAGCAGGACGACGTCGTTGGCGATGCCGCCGACCGCAACGGAGCCGACCGGGACAAGAAGCGTGGCCGGCAGCAATGCGACTTCCATCTGATCGGGAAAGCGCGACAACGGACCGATGAACCGTCCGGTGATGGTCACGATGGCGATGACGCGTTCCGCCGTGAAATTCTCCGTAGCAACCCGCGGATCAGCTGACGTCGGCAACACGTGGGTCAAAGTGATCGCGGATGTCACAGGCGTACCCGACATGCCTCGATACGTGATGCCCGGCGTCGCAGGCAATTTGG includes these proteins:
- a CDS encoding NmrA family NAD(P)-binding protein, translating into MSTFLITGATGTTGMPTVHNLLDAGHRVRAFVHRADKRSDALAAAGAEVVVGDLLEFRAVSSAMAGVDAAYFCYPIAPGGLLTATAIFAQAASEAGVKAVVNMSQISARRDAKSNSAQQHWLAERLLDRYAFITTHLRPTFFAEWFTWQWKRDGGSGVLQLPFGNGRHAPIAARDQADVIAAILQNPAPHDRHIYPLVGAVELDHYAIASQIGETLGIPVRYESIEIPSFAAALTAQGRTDFFVQHISNVAQDYRDGVFAGENNLVEVITGHKAMTVPEFVDANRAKFAQDGPLALRAELVS
- a CDS encoding SDR family oxidoreductase, with protein sequence MTDVAGKVVLVTGGRRGLGAALVDEVLARGARKVYSTARTAFTDDRPEVVTYGLEVSSADSVAALADIASDVDIVINNAGVSHLDDLLTASWDDITDTFGTNVFGPLRVTRAFAPILAANGGGALVNVHSVLSWLGGAGAYGASKAAIWSITNSLRQELQPQHTQVVGVHVGYIDTDMTEGINAPKLAPAEVARRIIDGLEAGASEVLVDELSTHVKAALSGPVENLAFTRS